One Paracoccaceae bacterium genomic region harbors:
- the maf gene encoding septum formation protein Maf has product MSNQQVGHPRLILGSASPRRLELLGTLGIRPDAIRPPDIDEDPRPGELPLPYCLRLAREKALAVTAGNDDVVLCADTTVALGRRILGKPRDAAEAADFLVKLSGRRHQVITAVAVRRGERLWLRDSRSEVKVKRLSDLELNGYLASGDWQGKAGGYGIQGLAGAFIPWISGSYTGIMGLPVAETAALLAAAGYPVWSIA; this is encoded by the coding sequence GTGTCAAATCAACAGGTTGGCCACCCGCGTCTGATCCTCGGATCGGCCAGCCCCCGGCGCCTCGAACTGCTCGGCACGCTGGGCATCCGGCCCGATGCCATCCGCCCCCCCGACATCGACGAAGATCCCCGTCCGGGGGAACTGCCGCTGCCCTATTGCCTGCGGCTGGCCCGTGAAAAGGCGCTGGCCGTCACGGCGGGCAATGACGATGTGGTGCTTTGCGCCGACACCACCGTGGCGCTCGGCCGCCGGATCCTCGGCAAGCCCCGAGATGCCGCCGAGGCCGCTGATTTCCTTGTGAAACTTTCGGGACGCCGGCACCAGGTGATCACCGCCGTCGCGGTCCGCCGGGGTGAACGCCTCTGGCTGCGCGACAGCCGGTCCGAGGTCAAGGTCAAGCGCCTGTCCGATCTGGAACTGAACGGCTACCTCGCTTCGGGCGACTGGCAGGGCAAGGCGGGGGGCTACGGCATCCAGGGCCTCGCCGGGGCTTTCATCCCTTGGATATCAGGCAGTTACACCGGCATCATGGGCCTGCCCGTGGCCGAGACGGCGGCCCTTCTGGCCGCCGCCGGATACCCCGTCTGGAGCATCGCATGA
- a CDS encoding GNAT family N-acetyltransferase, with the protein MTVALRTLTGAALDGALDDLAALRIAVFRDWPYLYDGDTAYERAYLQTYRDSPGAILVGAFDAERLVGAATGTPMEDHDGFATAFAGTGHDLSRIFYCAESVLLPAYRGRGLGHAFFDAREAHARHLGRSHSAFCAVIRPPDHPARPTDYRPLDTFWRRRGYAPLPGVTAAFRWRDLGETADSEKRLQFWLRTL; encoded by the coding sequence GTGACGGTCGCGCTGCGCACCCTGACCGGCGCCGCGCTCGACGGCGCCCTTGACGACCTTGCCGCGCTGCGCATCGCGGTGTTCCGCGACTGGCCCTATCTCTATGACGGCGACACCGCCTATGAACGGGCCTACCTGCAGACCTATCGCGACAGCCCCGGCGCCATCCTCGTCGGAGCCTTCGACGCGGAACGGCTCGTCGGCGCCGCCACCGGCACCCCGATGGAAGATCACGACGGCTTCGCCACGGCCTTTGCCGGAACCGGCCACGACCTGTCGCGCATCTTCTACTGCGCCGAGTCGGTGCTGCTGCCCGCCTACAGGGGCCGGGGCCTGGGCCATGCCTTCTTCGACGCGCGCGAGGCCCACGCCCGCCACCTCGGCCGCAGCCACAGCGCCTTCTGCGCCGTGATCCGCCCGCCCGACCATCCCGCCCGGCCCACCGACTACCGCCCGCTGGATACCTTCTGGCGCAGGCGCGGCTACGCCCCGCTGCCCGGTGTCACCGCCGCCTTCCGCTGGCGCGACCTGGGCGAGACGGCCGACAGCGAAAAGCGCCTGCAGTTCTGGCTCCGCACCCTCTGA
- a CDS encoding nuclear transport factor 2 family protein, which translates to MSDTARATIAAYYDAFNAGDAAGMLAQVTDDVEHRVNEGGIRRGRALFAEFCAHMGVSYRETLRDMVIFANPEGTRGAAEFTVHGTYLQTDPGLPEARGQTYILPAGAFFDLRDGRIARVTTFYNLRDWVAQVSA; encoded by the coding sequence ATGTCCGATACCGCCCGCGCCACCATCGCCGCCTATTACGATGCCTTCAACGCGGGCGATGCCGCCGGGATGCTGGCGCAGGTCACCGACGATGTCGAACACCGCGTGAACGAGGGCGGCATCCGCCGGGGCCGCGCGCTCTTTGCCGAATTCTGCGCCCACATGGGGGTCAGCTATCGCGAGACGCTGCGCGACATGGTGATCTTCGCCAACCCCGAGGGCACGCGCGGCGCCGCCGAATTCACCGTCCACGGCACCTATCTGCAAACCGACCCCGGCCTGCCCGAGGCGCGGGGCCAGACCTACATCCTGCCCGCCGGGGCCTTCTTCGACCTGCGCGACGGCAGGATCGCGCGCGTCACCACCTTCTACAACCTCAGGGACTGGGTGGCCCAGGTCTCGGCCTGA
- a CDS encoding NmrA family NAD(P)-binding protein produces MTTIAVTAATGQLGRLAIEALKNRGAAPVALARSPGNATGLGVAVRAFDYASADPAALRGVDVLVLISSNDLQDRVGQHRAAIAAARAAGVGRIVYTSLLRGAANPMLLALDHGPTEAALAESGIPATILRNGWYTENYTGALGAALAHGAILGAAGHGRVSSAARRDYAEAIAVAALDPAHAGKIHELAGDSAHTGAELAAAVAAASGKPVAYVSMPAADYATALEGFGLPPVFARALADSETHAARDVLFDDSRTLSRLIGRPTTPMPDTVAAALAAL; encoded by the coding sequence ATGACCACCATCGCCGTCACCGCAGCCACCGGCCAGCTCGGCCGCCTGGCCATCGAGGCCCTCAAGAACCGGGGCGCCGCCCCCGTCGCGCTCGCCCGCAGCCCCGGCAATGCCACCGGCCTGGGCGTCGCCGTGCGCGCCTTCGACTATGCCTCCGCCGATCCCGCAGCGCTGCGGGGGGTGGACGTGCTGGTCCTGATCTCGTCGAACGACCTGCAGGACCGGGTGGGCCAGCACCGCGCCGCCATCGCGGCGGCCCGCGCGGCGGGTGTCGGCCGCATCGTCTATACCTCGCTGCTCCGGGGCGCGGCGAACCCGATGCTGCTGGCGCTCGACCACGGCCCGACCGAGGCCGCGCTGGCCGAAAGCGGCATTCCCGCCACGATCCTGCGCAACGGCTGGTATACCGAGAACTACACCGGCGCGCTGGGCGCGGCGCTGGCCCATGGCGCCATCCTCGGCGCGGCGGGCCATGGCCGCGTGTCCTCGGCCGCGCGCCGCGACTATGCCGAGGCGATTGCCGTCGCGGCGCTCGATCCGGCCCATGCGGGCAAGATCCATGAACTCGCCGGCGACAGCGCCCACACCGGCGCCGAACTGGCCGCCGCCGTGGCCGCCGCGTCCGGCAAGCCCGTCGCCTATGTCTCGATGCCCGCGGCCGACTACGCAACCGCGCTGGAAGGGTTCGGCCTGCCGCCGGTCTTTGCCCGCGCCCTGGCCGACAGCGAGACCCACGCCGCCCGGGACGTGCTGTTCGACGACAGCCGCACCCTGTCGCGCCTGATCGGACGGCCCACCACGCCGATGCCCGACACCGTCGCAGCGGCGCTCGCCGCGCTGTGA
- a CDS encoding AIPR family protein: protein MGEAWSKSDAKYDELWYKRLISKAIVFRLLETEVPKQPWYEGGYRANIVTYAMAKVFHDGNGEKQVLDLDAIWRRQSVSEALQRALLLAAAEAHDVITNPPAGVRNMSEWAKQQACWNGIKGRRLDYAEDFESCLTLVDTARATKRDEKAKKAMTEGINAQSEVVTLGANFWQDVLVWGRERKRLTPKDMQILEVCASMPRRIPSDIQARHALEALGRLQDQGFVKGN, encoded by the coding sequence ATCGGTGAGGCATGGTCGAAGAGCGATGCCAAGTATGACGAGCTCTGGTACAAGCGCCTGATCTCGAAGGCGATCGTGTTTCGCTTGCTCGAGACCGAGGTTCCGAAGCAGCCCTGGTACGAGGGTGGCTATCGTGCCAACATCGTCACGTACGCCATGGCGAAGGTTTTTCACGATGGCAACGGCGAAAAACAGGTCCTCGACCTCGATGCGATCTGGCGGAGGCAGTCTGTATCCGAAGCCCTTCAGCGCGCGCTGCTTCTGGCTGCAGCCGAGGCGCACGACGTCATCACCAATCCCCCGGCTGGTGTACGCAACATGTCGGAATGGGCGAAACAGCAGGCATGCTGGAATGGCATCAAGGGTCGCAGGCTCGACTACGCCGAAGACTTCGAAAGCTGCCTGACCCTCGTGGACACCGCTCGGGCCACAAAGCGCGACGAGAAGGCGAAGAAGGCGATGACCGAAGGCATCAACGCCCAATCGGAAGTCGTGACGCTGGGCGCGAATTTCTGGCAGGATGTCCTTGTCTGGGGGCGAGAACGGAAGCGCCTCACGCCAAAGGACATGCAGATCCTCGAGGTATGTGCTTCCATGCCGCGCCGGATTCCCTCCGACATTCAGGCCCGCCACGCCCTCGAAGCACTTGGGCGGCTGCAGGATCAGGGGTTTGTCAAAGGCAATTGA
- a CDS encoding site-specific integrase, giving the protein MSSKINEKNERMKRLYARWKAEARRADQSTVDKALDAIDRFSRHTAARDFRAFSVEQAISFKRSLEETPSARTGAPLSKATVDGILRAVKDFLDWLADQPGYRSRIQRRDLEYFNLGAKGVRIAHAVRFKRVPTREQCDHAFRQMPERTVFDQRDKAIFAMLMLTGARDGALASFQLGNVDLVDGCVHQDARQVNTKFAKSFTTWFFPVDPIYRATLEAWIGTLRQQHMFGPGDPLFPKARMGVIDGAFTAVGLSREPFGNAAKVREVVKRAFQAAELPAVNPHSFRDMLVAFGSEICVGPAAFKAWSMNLGHDSVVTTMSAYCNIPVSSQREVMKGMRA; this is encoded by the coding sequence ATGTCGAGCAAGATCAACGAAAAGAACGAACGCATGAAGCGCCTCTACGCACGCTGGAAGGCCGAGGCCCGGCGCGCCGACCAAAGCACCGTCGACAAGGCGCTGGACGCCATCGATCGATTCAGTCGGCATACGGCTGCAAGGGATTTCCGCGCCTTCTCGGTGGAACAGGCGATCAGCTTCAAGCGGTCCCTTGAGGAAACGCCGAGTGCGCGCACGGGCGCTCCGCTTTCGAAGGCAACGGTCGACGGCATTCTCCGCGCGGTCAAGGATTTCTTAGACTGGCTTGCCGATCAGCCGGGCTATCGCTCGCGCATCCAGCGGCGGGACCTCGAGTACTTCAATCTGGGCGCCAAGGGCGTTCGCATCGCGCATGCTGTGCGGTTCAAGCGTGTTCCGACGCGGGAACAGTGCGACCATGCCTTTCGTCAGATGCCGGAAAGGACCGTGTTCGATCAGCGCGACAAGGCGATCTTTGCCATGCTGATGCTGACTGGCGCCCGGGACGGTGCGCTGGCGTCCTTTCAGTTGGGCAATGTCGATCTGGTTGACGGCTGCGTTCATCAGGATGCGCGGCAGGTGAACACCAAGTTCGCGAAGTCCTTCACCACCTGGTTCTTCCCGGTCGATCCTATCTATCGTGCAACGCTCGAGGCCTGGATTGGGACGCTGCGCCAGCAGCACATGTTCGGCCCTGGCGATCCCCTGTTTCCCAAGGCCCGCATGGGCGTCATCGACGGCGCCTTCACGGCGGTCGGCCTGTCGCGCGAACCTTTCGGCAATGCCGCCAAGGTCCGCGAAGTGGTCAAGCGGGCCTTTCAGGCTGCGGAGCTGCCCGCGGTCAACCCACACAGTTTCCGCGACATGCTGGTGGCTTTCGGGAGCGAGATCTGCGTTGGCCCCGCCGCCTTCAAGGCGTGGTCGATGAATCTGGGCCATGACAGCGTGGTGACGACGATGAGCGCATACTGCAACATCCCGGTGTCCAGCCAGCGGGAGGTAATGAAGGGTATGCGGGCGTAG
- a CDS encoding helix-turn-helix transcriptional regulator, with protein sequence MPPESTPETDAIALLDRIGRGDVMAAECPSRAILQHLTSRWGVLVMVALSTGTHRFSALRRRIGGVSERMLAQTLQVLEADGMVRRVAHQVVPPHVDYSLTPLGREAAERVLALAGWVEVKLPEILGDRAAA encoded by the coding sequence ATGCCCCCCGAAAGCACCCCCGAAACCGATGCCATCGCCCTGCTGGACAGGATCGGGCGGGGCGACGTGATGGCGGCGGAATGCCCGTCGCGGGCGATCCTTCAGCATCTGACAAGCCGCTGGGGGGTGCTGGTGATGGTGGCGCTGTCGACCGGCACGCACCGGTTTTCCGCATTGCGCCGCCGGATCGGCGGGGTCAGCGAGCGGATGCTGGCGCAGACCCTGCAGGTGCTGGAGGCCGATGGCATGGTGCGGCGCGTGGCGCATCAGGTGGTGCCGCCGCATGTGGACTATTCGCTGACGCCGCTGGGCCGCGAGGCGGCGGAGCGGGTGCTGGCGCTGGCCGGCTGGGTCGAGGTGAAGCTGCCCGAGATCCTGGGCGACAGGGCCGCCGCCTGA
- a CDS encoding integrase arm-type DNA-binding domain-containing protein: MPLSDAAVRNLKPREMQYKVADFDGLFVLVKPTGARLWRFKYRIGGKEKLLSIGPYPETSLAEARARRDEARSMVAKGVDPSEAKQAQKRQDQVQESLTFAAQAREYLDKVHREGRADMTMRKLEWLLDMAVADLGDRPIQDITAPDVLRCLRKVEARGTHETARRLRSTIGTVFRFAVASGAATTDPTHALRDALVRPTATPRAAIVDAAELGRLMRAIAGYEGQAVTRIALELLALLVPRPGELRQARWSEVDMAAAIWSIPAERMKMRRPHRVPLPERALVLLKDLKALTGHTEFLLPSLVSVKRVMSENTLNTALRRMGYGADEMTAHGFRASFSTLANESGLWNPDAIERALAHVEANDVRRAYARGEHWGERVRMASWWAERLEALTAAA, translated from the coding sequence ATGCCCTTGAGTGATGCAGCGGTCAGGAACCTGAAGCCGCGCGAGATGCAATACAAGGTCGCGGACTTTGACGGGCTTTTCGTTCTCGTGAAGCCCACTGGCGCGCGGCTGTGGCGGTTCAAGTATCGGATCGGCGGCAAGGAAAAACTGCTGTCGATCGGCCCCTATCCGGAAACGAGTCTGGCCGAAGCCCGGGCAAGGCGCGACGAGGCCCGGTCGATGGTTGCCAAGGGGGTCGATCCCAGCGAGGCCAAGCAGGCGCAGAAAAGGCAGGATCAGGTTCAGGAAAGCCTGACCTTCGCGGCTCAGGCCCGCGAATACCTCGACAAGGTTCATCGCGAAGGGCGCGCAGACATGACCATGCGCAAGCTGGAATGGCTTCTCGACATGGCCGTTGCAGATCTAGGCGATCGTCCGATCCAGGACATCACCGCCCCCGACGTTCTGCGCTGTCTGCGCAAGGTGGAAGCGCGCGGCACCCATGAGACGGCGCGCCGACTGCGCTCCACCATCGGCACGGTGTTTCGCTTCGCTGTCGCCTCGGGGGCTGCAACAACCGATCCGACCCATGCCCTGCGCGATGCGCTCGTGCGCCCGACGGCCACGCCAAGGGCTGCCATAGTCGATGCGGCGGAACTGGGCAGGTTGATGCGCGCCATCGCGGGATATGAAGGGCAGGCGGTTACCAGGATTGCGCTGGAGCTTCTGGCGCTGCTGGTGCCGCGACCCGGCGAACTGAGGCAGGCGCGCTGGAGCGAAGTGGACATGGCAGCAGCTATCTGGTCGATCCCAGCCGAACGGATGAAGATGCGCCGCCCGCATCGCGTACCGCTGCCGGAACGGGCGCTTGTCTTGCTGAAGGATCTGAAGGCCCTGACCGGGCACACCGAGTTTCTGCTGCCCTCCCTTGTCTCGGTGAAGCGTGTGATGAGCGAAAACACGTTGAACACAGCCCTGCGCCGCATGGGCTATGGCGCCGACGAAATGACCGCGCATGGCTTCCGGGCAAGCTTTTCGACGCTGGCGAACGAAAGCGGCCTCTGGAACCCCGATGCGATCGAGCGGGCGCTGGCCCATGTCGAGGCCAACGACGTGCGCCGAGCATATGCGCGGGGCGAACATTGGGGAGAGCGCGTCAGGATGGCCAGTTGGTGGGCGGAGCGGCTTGAAGCCTTGACCGCCGCGGCCTGA
- a CDS encoding ribonuclease E/G, with the protein MTGRLVLLDTVAGRPAAALLVDGQLEDLLVDPEGDDLLPGAICRALADRPMKGMGGMFLKLPGNQTGFLRQTDGVAAGRPLVVQVTGPAEPGKALPVSTRLLFKSRHAIVTPGAPGLNISRKLRDETLRAELEALATAGMAGAPGDFGLILRSACAHATDDEIAEDIAAMRGLAEAVTQDLTGPPELLVEGAGAHETAWRDWADPPPDAVEQGTFAAHGLPEMIDTLLSPRAPLPGGGHLWIEPTRALVAVDVNTGSDSSPAAGLKANIAAARDLPRQLRLRGLGGQAVVDFAPFPKKERHILDQVIRAAFKGEGAETALSGWTTMGLYELHRRRDRLPLARLLPGGVP; encoded by the coding sequence ATGACCGGTCGCCTCGTCCTGCTCGACACCGTCGCGGGCCGCCCCGCCGCAGCATTGCTGGTCGATGGCCAGCTTGAGGATCTGCTGGTCGACCCCGAGGGTGATGACCTGCTGCCCGGCGCCATCTGCCGCGCGCTGGCCGACCGCCCGATGAAGGGAATGGGCGGCATGTTCCTGAAATTGCCGGGAAATCAGACCGGATTCCTGCGCCAGACCGATGGCGTCGCGGCCGGTCGTCCGCTGGTCGTGCAGGTCACCGGCCCGGCCGAACCGGGCAAGGCGCTGCCGGTCAGCACCCGCCTGCTGTTCAAGTCGCGCCACGCCATCGTCACCCCCGGCGCGCCCGGCCTCAACATCTCGCGCAAGCTGCGGGACGAAACGCTACGGGCGGAACTCGAAGCGCTCGCCACCGCGGGCATGGCAGGTGCCCCCGGGGATTTCGGGCTGATCCTGCGCTCGGCCTGCGCCCATGCCACCGACGACGAGATCGCCGAAGACATCGCCGCCATGCGCGGTCTGGCCGAGGCGGTGACGCAGGATCTGACCGGCCCGCCCGAGCTGCTGGTCGAGGGCGCCGGCGCCCATGAAACCGCCTGGCGCGACTGGGCCGACCCGCCCCCCGATGCCGTCGAGCAGGGCACTTTCGCCGCCCACGGCCTGCCCGAGATGATCGACACCCTGCTGTCGCCCCGCGCCCCCCTGCCCGGCGGCGGCCATCTCTGGATCGAGCCGACGCGCGCCCTCGTCGCCGTTGATGTCAACACCGGGTCCGACAGCTCGCCCGCCGCCGGGCTGAAGGCGAACATCGCCGCCGCCCGCGACCTGCCCCGCCAGTTGCGGCTGCGTGGCCTGGGGGGACAAGCCGTTGTGGACTTCGCCCCCTTCCCCAAGAAGGAGCGGCATATCCTCGACCAGGTGATCCGCGCCGCCTTCAAGGGCGAGGGGGCGGAAACCGCGCTTTCGGGATGGACGACGATGGGGCTCTACGAACTCCACCGCCGCCGCGACCGGCTGCCACTGGCCAGGCTGCTGCCCGGGGGCGTGCCCTGA
- the yacG gene encoding DNA gyrase inhibitor YacG: MPCPVCRKPTVPEHRPFCSRRCADVDLGRWLTGSYVLPGPPAEDDDPAPPRPTEPL, from the coding sequence ATGCCCTGCCCGGTCTGCCGCAAGCCCACGGTGCCCGAACACCGCCCCTTCTGTTCCCGCCGCTGCGCCGACGTCGACCTCGGGCGCTGGCTGACCGGCAGCTACGTCCTGCCCGGCCCCCCTGCCGAGGATGACGACCCCGCCCCGCCGCGCCCGACAGAACCGCTGTGA
- the infA gene encoding translation initiation factor IF-1, whose translation MAKEDILEFPGVVKELLPNATFKVELENGHELIATMAGKMRKNRIRVLAGDKVQVEMTPYDLTKGRINYRFK comes from the coding sequence ATGGCCAAGGAAGACATCCTCGAATTCCCCGGCGTCGTGAAGGAACTCCTGCCCAATGCGACGTTCAAGGTCGAACTCGAGAATGGCCATGAACTCATCGCCACGATGGCAGGCAAGATGCGCAAGAACCGCATCCGTGTTCTGGCGGGCGACAAGGTGCAGGTCGAAATGACCCCCTACGACCTGACCAAGGGCCGGATCAACTATCGCTTCAAGTAA
- a CDS encoding helix-turn-helix domain-containing protein: MTIPETARAIGVSTGAVRDWIRKGLPVLGDDRPTLVRGADLKAWLAARKRSRRIDLAPHEFMCLRCKAARVPLGGLVDCRVQNGRTLRLEAICPDCDTQMHRFAAQAALAEIVRLFDVNLIERRKP; the protein is encoded by the coding sequence ATGACCATCCCCGAGACGGCGCGTGCGATCGGCGTTTCGACGGGGGCCGTGCGGGACTGGATCCGCAAAGGGCTGCCGGTCCTGGGGGATGACAGGCCGACCCTCGTTCGGGGCGCCGATCTCAAGGCCTGGCTGGCTGCGCGCAAGCGAAGCCGCCGCATCGATCTCGCACCGCATGAGTTCATGTGCCTGCGCTGCAAGGCCGCCCGCGTGCCCCTTGGCGGTCTGGTCGATTGCCGGGTTCAGAACGGCCGCACGCTGCGCCTCGAAGCCATATGCCCCGATTGCGACACGCAGATGCACCGCTTTGCGGCACAGGCCGCCCTCGCCGAAATCGTCCGCCTGTTCGATGTCAATCTCATCGAGCGGCGGAAGCCCTGA
- a CDS encoding DksA/TraR family C4-type zinc finger protein has translation MAGGWARDGAVEEQIEASIAEELARLRARNPLPAGTSRDTCAECDEPIPEARRAALPGVKLCIDCQSARDARPQSRGGINRRGSKDSQLK, from the coding sequence ATGGCCGGGGGTTGGGCAAGGGACGGCGCGGTCGAGGAACAGATCGAGGCCTCGATCGCCGAGGAACTGGCCCGCCTGCGCGCCCGCAACCCCCTGCCCGCCGGCACCAGCCGCGACACCTGCGCCGAATGTGACGAACCGATCCCCGAGGCGCGCCGCGCCGCCCTGCCCGGCGTCAAGCTCTGCATCGACTGCCAGTCCGCGCGCGACGCCCGGCCGCAGTCGCGGGGCGGCATCAACCGGCGCGGGTCCAAGGACAGCCAGCTGAAGTGA
- a CDS encoding AlpA family phage regulatory protein, which produces MSVNDFPETGLVRLSAILAPVGPIPVAKSTWWAGVRTGRFPQPLKLGPRTTVWRAEDIRALFEGTRDA; this is translated from the coding sequence ATGTCCGTCAACGACTTTCCCGAGACCGGTCTTGTCCGGCTTTCCGCCATCCTTGCGCCGGTTGGCCCAATCCCCGTTGCGAAATCAACCTGGTGGGCGGGGGTGCGCACGGGGCGCTTTCCGCAGCCCCTGAAGCTTGGCCCTCGCACCACTGTCTGGCGTGCGGAAGACATTCGCGCCCTGTTCGAAGGGACGCGCGATGCGTGA